TAAGTTGATCAAAGTCAGATATGAATGGTGTCCCACGGAAATAAAAACTATCCCCAACTGTCTCATTTATGTCATAATTGTCAGTTTATTGTAGAAATACTGCATGATTATTAGGTACTATCTATGAGCAGGACATAAAAGTTAAGTGCTTGTACTTAGGGTGAAAAAAGTGTTTCCTAATATGTATATAATGAGTACTGGTATTACAGGAGGATTTTACAGTTGCCATAGCACATGGTTTGAAAAGGACATCTtgttgtttaaaacatttatctctTGTATTTATTGGACACCTCCATCACACAGCATCTAAACATATTTATCAGAGTGGACACATCTACAGTGGCTCCTCACTCCAACACGTCTCTACAGAAGAACTCAGTGTGTCTGCCAAACAAGGAACCTTATTAGGAGGCTTCCTGTTGAGGAGCGAGGAAGAAAACGCTCTGCAGGAACATCGACAACGCAAACTGACATTCACTGTCTGTACTAAATACAGTTGGACGCTAGCATGAAACATCAACTTTATGgtgtctgaaaactttctgttAGGTTTTCTAATTTACTGGATCCAACACTTAAGGAAACCagtctttcatttttgttgtcatggtaaatgtaaataagtttGAAGAGCTGGTTGTCTACAAAGCATTTTCAAGTCTTAGTCATTAAAACTGGCCCACAGGTCTTTTTATATTGACGTAAACATACTGAATAAAAGATAGGAGTTGGTATTTCAATGAATCCTCTAGATTACTTCATGTAGAAAGTGCTGAAACATGGGCCCTAAAGAACAAATCTATGAAAAATGACCCAATGCTGACAGGATAGTTTGGACTATCAAAGCAACTGCAGAATTCAAGTACAGATGTTGGACATTTGGTCTAACATTTCTGCAAAGTAATTTTTGGACATTGACTTGCGACTTGTTCAATGCAACTTTTATACATTACCAATTCACAACATCATCTCACAGGactttacacaataaaagaCTACACAGATATGAAGAGGAAACCCAATAAATCCCCCCTGAGCAGCACTAAGGTGGTGGAGATGAACAATTCCCTTACAAGTAACCTTCAGCTTTTGAGTTTGAACTTGATGGTCTTGAGTGTTGACTTTGCTCTGGACATGTGACGTGAGTCCTGACTTGGATGTCTGTCTTAGCTTTGGACTGTTTAGATTTAGGTCTTAACCTCATCTTTGTTAATCTGAAGTTTAGATTTAACTGTAAACTTGCTTTGACCTTGGACTTTATTTGGAACTTGTTGGTCTTGGCGCTGActaaactttattatttttggctTATTGATTTTGAAATGAGCAGGACAGGCTTATCTTGACTTGGAACTTCGTTGGATTTACACTTGTCACCTTTGACTTGGGATTTCACTTTAGCGTTATGATTTTGTATTTGACTTGTCCTGGGACCTGTTGGTTGTCTTAACTTTACTCTTGACTAAATAACCATGACCTGATAAACAAACACTCTGTTCATACACTTGCTTTACACCTATGtcactctttttgtttgttcccTTTGCATTGAGCCGCTTGTCCTGCCTGGAGTTATTCTCTTCTAGTATCCAGATGTtacagctgttttcttttcctttttgtggaTCAGATGGTGGGTAAGATGACTGGAGAAGCAATGTcccacctcaacagctcctcaGGAAGTGTCGAGCCTTCGCTGTACTACCCCAGCCAGAAACGACCCGGAGAAGATGGAGGTGAGGAGATGATCTTTAACTTATTATACTACAATTTTTGACCTGACCTCCAGCATTTGACCATAGATCCAGTGGATCTACCACTTTCTGTTGGAGCTGGATTCTTTTGCACTCTACATAGAAcctctttaaataaaacaaagtctcTCAACTGACCTTAAACCTATGTATCCTCACCTAAAACCTTCTAAGTGACCATTTAATGTTCTCCATAAgagatttgttttctgcagagcTAAAATGTTTATAACTAGGCTAAAAAAATTTTTTGCAAATTCAACAGACTACTTTCACCTGACATAGAAACTTTTCACCAAAAACCTTTGATCTTTTTCTCAGAGCTAACTCAATTCCACCTGATGTAGAACATTTGAACATGACATAAATCTCTTAAATGGGAAAAGAACTCAATCCTCTGACCTAGCAGTAACAGGGAATCCTCCAATCCTTTAAGGCTGGAAGAAGTATTTAATCGGGTAACTCCTTAAATTTTGAGGCAAATTTtgagacaaattaaaattaagaacCTCAATGCTATATGatgctatataaatataaatgtaaatgcccCCAGCCCCAGTTCTGTACAGATTACTATCAGTTCTTTTGATTTTCCTTGGAGGGAACTAAATAAGTTAATCTACAATGCAAAGCtaatttttgttagttttaaggTGGGGATATTAAAAGCAGCTGGTCTGTCATGTCTGGTCTGGATTTAATTGTGCAGCCAGAAACTGGACTCTTTATTTCTTGAATATCTCTGCTTTAATATAGTGGAGATGGTTTATGATTGGGCAGAATTGGTAATTGGTAGTTTGATTATAtgtaatgtgacatttaaaagatgaataaacTGTGTGAACATATAAAGCTGTTTTCCACTTTTGGTCTTCAGTTTAATGTTGTGCCTAAGCCCTTTCAGTACGTACGTTAGAGATGgacaatattatttttaagattgctttgttttatacatttccACAGTTTAACCTAAGCATTTTAGGTACATTGTCCTATTGTGGTGTTAACAAAGGACGGATTCCAGGTATTAATGTTGTCAGTGATCTGTGAAAGAGACTCCCGGTCTTTATCTATTCACTAGCCTGAATAGATTATAAAGTAGAGTAggttataaatgtttaaatattatgttacacagatgttttggttttgctgattaaaatgaaattttaaaaaaaggtagaCATGTTTTTTCCTGTGATGTGTTGCAGCAACATGATTATTGACCCAGGTCCATCATATCTCTAATGTTGCAGTACAAATTGCATTCatgcctgtctctgtctctcagtaGGTAACCAGCTAGCAGCCATGGGACATCAAAGGTACGGCCCACAGTTTATATTGATTCAactctttcacattttcacttctGTCTTTGTAAGACACCCTCTGACAGGATGACACTCTTAGTAACTTGGCTTTACCCTAATTCTGACCCTTAAACCAAGTCCTAAACCTCAAACAGCCCTCTGATGGAGTGTCACAAAGCGAGGACCTGCAAAACTCCAAAATGTCTGAAATGCAAACAGCTCCTCACAAAGATGGATGGTCCCACACACTCAGCAGGGTAGAAAGATAATGATGTTCAGGATCTTGTTTGCAAATAGAGCAGTGTGTCGGGGTAAAGCAGTAGATAAGTGTTACAGATCGGTCTCCTACAGTCTGTCACCATAATCACTTATTGATGAACACACACGCTGGGTTTTCTGTTTGACCTGGGTGttaatgtatgttttgtgtgtgtgtgtgtgtgttttagcagGGTCATCACAGAGGATTACAAGGTTCCTGACAGGATGGTCGGCTTCAGTGAGTATGAACCCTGAATGAAGCTGTTAATTGATTAGCCAATTAAGACCAGATGCAACATTTGCTTGTACATAACTTTAGGGCAGGTAGTGGCGTTCATGGATTTCTACCTTTAAAGCCGGATTTACGTGTTTGTTTTTCCGACAGTGACGACCAGAATGAGAGCAACACTGAAGCAGTGTGCAAAAGTTACTTTGAGGATGAGAACAGCAGTGAATTATTAGTAGTACAGCTTTTTCAGACAGCTTTCACCAAAGCCAAGACAAGGGACTGAGTTAGCAACGTTTCCAATGACTAAAATCCCATGTTTCTGCCTTgatgactttaaaatgtttcagctaGTCCAAATTCTAGCTTTATAAGAAAATCAAGGCCAAGTTATCACATGTTTACATCTTTGATTTTGCCCAAGACTGTAGAGACAtttacagagacaaaaagacagagcGTAAATTAAAGATTTAATCACTGGCTGTGAAACTTGATGAATTCTGAGATTTAACAGAATTGGAACCAGCAGTCAGAATCCATCAGCCTAAATAAAGGCTGCAGGGTGTCACGTGTGAGACCAACCTTTTCTGTAAATGATTGTTCTTTTTCCTTAGTTATTGGCAGGGGAGGAGAACAGATCACCAGGATCCAGTTGGAGTCTGGCTGCAAAATCCAGATTGCTGCTGGTGAGTCTGTATTTatacttcctgttttttcttctgtaatttaatgtctttaattaCACAAAGCTATGATGCCAATATTTTACTGCTGACGTGTACGTGCTTTCAGTGCTGGGCAAAATTGGTAGGCCTTAAATTaacatgaatgtttttattagttaattaaaatatttaagccTAGAAACCACTCAAACACCAGCTAGATGCTCCTATGCTGGGTTCATACTCGATGAGTATTGTGTCTGAGTTCAGTACAATTTCAAAATAGATGATTGTAGAGTTGCAAGATATCAGGAGAGATGTGAAAGACCACATGCTGGTACCCAACAAAtcagtttgctgtttttacAACTGGTGCCAGAGACAGAGTTCTGGAAAAGggaatgtaaacacagaaagGCTTTTGCTCCCCTTAAGACATGTTTCCATATTGTATCCAGCATTCTCAGCCATGAAACAAACTATTAAGTTTTACTTTGACAAAAGTAGTAGTATTAACGTTACTCCAACAGTTAAGCTAAAGAAGAGCAtacagagaggacagaagaggCAGGAGAACATGCTACTAACTGGATATATTGGTCAGGTCATGTTATAGGGCACTGTGTAGAGTAAAGTGTGCATTAGATGACCGGTTTATATTGGTGCTGTATGAAGTTAAATGGAATTAGAGAAAGTAGCTAATAGCATGTAAAGTCCTGATGAAATGTAACTTAACAtccctgtgtatgtgtgtgcagacagTGGAGGTCTGATGGAGCGGCCGTGTTCCCTGACTGGAACTCCAGAGAGCATCGAGTGAGTTTTTGAACGTCCACCTATACGTCACCTGCTGCTAAACtccatgtgtgtctctgtatgtaattgtgtgtgtgtgtgtttacaggcaTGCGAAGCGGCTGCTGGTCCAGATCGTAGACCGCTGTAGAAACGGTCCAGGGTTCCATGGTGATGGGGAGAGTGGGACCTCAGTGCAGGAGATGTTGATCCCAGCTAGTAAGGTGGGACTGGTGATTGGCCGAGGAGGAGACACTATCAAGCAACTGcaggtagtgtgtgtgtgtgtgtgtgtgtaaacacagcAGAATTAAGCAGTAACAGTAATATGATAGTGAATCCTTAAATATCTCTGATGCatgatgctgtgtgtgtcaggagCGAGCAGgagtgaagatgatgatgatccaGGATGGCCCGATGCCAACAGGAGCAGACAAACCGCTTCGAATCTCTGGAGACCCATATAAAGTCCAGGTACACATCTCTTACTCTAAACCTGTGAAGGGCCCTGTGTAGATAGTCtttctcctccccccccccGAATTCATCCTTTACCTGATTTTAAACTAAAGAATGAGTCTATGCTTTTCCTATGAACAAAACTACACTGCAGACCTGTTATTTTAAAGCCTGATTTTatgaaacatgacaaaatgatTTAGTTATCACCGTTTTCAGCAACTTTTAATTATAGAGTATTTATTGCATTCGAATGTAAATGTGTCGTTGAATCCAATCAAATTAACAATCCTCATTTTTATGGTTCTCAAACATTATGGACAGACTGAAACttgaattattaatataatttatttgttttcacacaGGTTTTTTACTGTACACATAACAAACATGTTTCCTCACCTTTCAGGCCGCAAGGGAGTTGGTGTTGGAGGTGATCAGGGAGAAGGATGGAGATTTCAGGTCAGGACGCAACGATTTCAGCGCCCGACTGGGAGGAAGCAACCTGGATGTATGAATGCTACATACATACAAATGCTCACTGTTAGCATTCGCTAGCAGTTAGTATGTTTAATTCTCctttaaatcagtgttttagtTGACGTTTAAATGGtgctgactgtgtgttttcaggttcCTGTTCCCAGGTTTGCTGTTGGCATCGTGATTGGCAGAAATGGAGAAATGATAAAGAAGATTCAGAATGACGCAGGGGTCCGAATCCAGTTTAAAGCAGGTCTGTTTACACCAGTATAATTTAGTTCTGACATGTTAGTTCTTAATGGTTCAAAATTTTTCAACCTGGTCTGGATAGAGatgttattttatgtatataGAACAGGCTGTTGCTCattcattttcctgttttccaCAATGTCAATCTGTCCATAGCAGTATTCAGATTAGTGTTAACCTCTGacctttgtgtgtctctgttttccagaTGATGGCATCAGTCCAGAGcgtgttgccatggtgatgggTCAGCCAGACCGCTGTCAGCATGCTATCCACCTGATCAACGAGCTCATCCAGACTGCACAGGTAACTAGTACAGGTCAAGGGGTTAAGTTGATGATGAACAGttcaaatgttaaattgttctgtatttttagGAGCGCGATGGTTTTGGTTCAGCCCTGCGTGGTGGGCGGGTCAGAGGTCGTAGTGATTGGACTATGGGCTCTCCTGGTCCCTTACAGGAAGTGACCTACACCATCCCTGCTGACAAATGTGGCCTTGTCATCGGCAAAGGTACGATGAAAAATCTGTTGCTAGTCAGACAATGTATCAGCTGGTTTATGATTTAGTTTTATTCACTAAATACTTTAATATATACTGTGCAtctctccttttttatttcttatcaaGGTCTCAATCAACTGTAGATGTTAGTtcataaacatgtttctttcaAAAAGCTGTAATGTCAGATTAGACAGAATGTTGCTGAATGCAAACTTTATTAAGGCTTATAAAACCGATGTTGGCCATATTATGTCTAACGTGACGTTCACTGTGGCAAAGCGCAGTGTGCTGAGTGGTGCAGGACGTAGAggggtcgtccaccaatccggtcacgtgtcgaagtgtccttgagcaagacactgaaccccaacttaattgctcaccctgagtgttggccagctgcaaagcggctcccccatcagtgtgtgtgtgtgtgtgtgtgagaccatttaccatgtacaTCAGATGTACATCACACTCAAAACAATAATAGCTGATATGCTATGAAAGGAAAGACTGCAGCCagtaacattttgtaaacaatCCATGACAACTTTGTGGGGCAGATGCAGTTTGTtccaagaatttaaaaaagctaataAGCCTTATTTGACAAGATTAAGGATGAAGGTGCATTATGGCAATGGTTGCTGTGTTTTGTCAAGTCACTCAGGTGAAATAGTTCAAAGCTGAGTGGCAATACGCATATGCCTTCATTCAGTCTATAGAAACCTCAGCAAAGACGGCAGTAAACCTGCTCTGCTGTGGTTGAAAAAGTTACTGAAGTGAAATCTCTGCACATGAAAGTGGCGTCTGTGCTTGAGTCCTTCGTGTATTTGTTGGTTATTTTTTAGAGTCTCAGGCTGTTACAGTTTACCCTTCAATATTCATTTACATCTGCTGTTGCAATGCGTGTCAGCTCGCTCTTCTTCTGGGTAATAGAACAGTTTGGTTTGATTATTGGTGATTAAGGCAATAAAGCGTGTGGAGCTTATTTTAGCCActtaataaactgacaactctGTCATCAGAATAATATCAGTTTTTATCTGTTAAAACAGAATATTATGAACTATCTGCTTCAGATACACggagaggaagaaaagtcacataaaaatggaaaagtacaagtacctgtGAATTGTACTGCTCGTGAATGAAAGTATAGGGTttatacaaatgaaaaataccaCAACCATTTAGGAAATTGCTCTCCCCCTCTTCACTCTGAAAATCCTGATTCAGTTTTAGAATTCTGTAAACGGCTGAGAATCATAATTTGGGACTTCAGTCCATCAGTGCCATTCACTGTTTAAAAACCCTCATTCAAACATGACCCATTAATCAGCCCAACTCTGCTGGAGGTCAAGAGGGTCGAGTAGCGGCTTCCAgaataaaagcagcagtgacaAAAGGGACATCAAGTGCCCTAAGTTTAGACACCATATGGtcggtctgtgtgtgtgtgggagagtcTGGTGGTCTTCTGTTAGACAAGACTCGGTGTAGGACAATAACCTGCTTTCTGTGCTTTCACTGAAGCCTACTGTTCCAAGCCgtgaacaaacaaaatgaccTTTCATTTGACAGCATCCCATCCAGTTGTAAATTAACTAAAATTCACTGTGAATGGAAAGATGAGgtgaaagaaaagtaaaatgaaaggaaaatacATAATCCAAAAAGTGACATACTTGGCCTACATGTTATAGCTGCAGCTCCTGAAGCCCACTGTATATATGAATAAACCTATCGTATCAGAAGGAGAACTTCCCAAAGTTTGTGTGAAAGCATCTGAAGCAGTtgtgacacaaacagaaagtgtACATGCACTCACTGCCCCACTTCCTAATATTTGgataataagaaaaatgtaattaataaaaccggaaatatctatatatttaaaCTTGATGTGAAGAAACCAGGTACCTTTTATTCATAAGAACCCTGTCTGCATATAGGTGGAGAAACCATAAAGAGCATTAATCAGCAGTCTGGAGCTCATGTGGAGCTGCAGAGGAACCCTCCTCCTTCCACTGACCCCAACACCCGGGTCTTCACCATCAGAGGAACCGCCCAGCAGATGGACCTGGCCCGCCAGCTCATAGACGACAAGATCGGGGTAGGACTGCTGTCTGCAGACTTATGTCCTGCACAGGTTGTTAAAAGCTGATGAGAAACCTGGTTATATGTAATTATGTCAGAAATCTGTGCAATGTTGGAATTTTCAATCAGTCAGTAAAACTCCGTTATGCTCAGGCACAACAGCACATGAAATGGAATAAACGGTTTTCTCTCCTTCTGCAGGGTTCAGGTATTATGAGTAATGGAGGTTTTGGCTTCAGTCCCTTCACCCAGGGCCCAGCTACACACCAGAAGTAAGTCGCACACAAACATACCACATTTAATTGTCCAGGGTCATATTTCAATGATTTTGGGTCAGAGGTCACACTGTATCTGCAATCAGactcagttttcagttttggGATCACCAACAAACCTTTCAGTCATTGAGAGGCAGACCCCAGGCAgaccccaatttaaaaaaaagttgggacaatgtgtaaaatgtaaaaaaaatcagaatgcaatgattttcaacccatttttaattcaaattctaTTCCTTAAATAGAACGTAACATTAGAtcttgaaactgagacatttttccatttcatcgAAAGTattactcattttgaatttgaaggcagcaacacatctcaaaaaagatGGAACATAGTGATGtttactgtctgtaaacatctaggaagtgaggagaccagttcgTGGAGTTGtacagaggaatgttgtcccattcttgtgtggtgcaggattctagctgctcaacagttctgggccatagttgctggatttttcgttttatgatgcgccaaatgttttttattggtgaaaggtctgaacTGCAGACAGGGCAGgttagcacctggactcttctcctacAAAGCCGTggtgttgtgatggatgcagtatgtggtttagcgtCATCTTGCTGAAACATGAAAGTCCTTCCccgaaagagacgttgtctgtaTGGGAGCATCTCTTGCTCTggaacctctatgtactttttagcattgatggtgtctttccagatgtgtaagctgcccacagcatagacactaatgcccccccacaccatcagagatgcaggtgtttgaactgtccactaacgacaagctggatggtccctctcctctttagtctacAGGAAACGGTGtccattcaactttatttatatagcgccaatttacaacaaagtcatctcaaggcactttacagaataaagtccagactacacaagtatgtagaagcaacccaacaaatcccccttgagcaaaccctaggcaacagtggagaggaaaaactccctttaatgcgagaaacctccagcagaaccaggctcagggtgggcggccatcatctacaggttgtaggacatagaattaatggtatacagtggtgacaagtaaatgtatagagaaaagctagttcaggttgagtgagcagttttaactataagctttatcaaaaagggaagttttaagcctagtcttaaaagtagagagggtgtctgctccccgaatttggattggaagctggttccacaggagaggagcttgatagctaaaggctctgcctcccattctacttttgcaaactctgggaaccacaagtaggcctgtattttgggatcgaagtggtctaatcgggcgatacagaactatgagatcttttaaatatgatggagcttgaccattaagagctttgtatgtaaggaggagggttttaaattctattctaaattttatgggaagccaatgaagagaagctagtgaaggtgaaatatgatctctctttcctgatccagtcagcactcttgctgcagcattttggattaatcgaaggctttttagggagttactaggacaccccagaagtagggaattacagtagtccaacctagaagtaacaaaggcatggaccagtttttcggcatcactttgagacaggatgcttctaattttagcaatgttccgtaggtggaagaaggctgttctagagaatgatttccaaaaagaatttcaaattcatctgaccacagaacagttttccatttttgcctGAGACcatttggcccagagaacatggcatcATTTGTGGATTGTGTTTACTTATGGCTTCTTCTCTACATGATAcggctttaacttacatttgtggatttcacagtgagctgtgttcacagacagtgtttCTGAGCACATGCAGTGATgcccagtagagaatcatgtctgtttttaatgcactgcTGCCTGAGAGCCAGAAAATcatgtgcatccagttttgaccttcgaccttgtcccttgtgcagagatttctctgaatatttttatattatatactgtagatggtgggatcttcaaaatattttcaaatttatgtTAAGGAACATTCTTccgaaattgttccacaatctTTAGGCGCAGTTTGTCTCAGATTGGTGAAACTCTGCATCTTTATATTTGAgagactctgcctctctgaaatgctttttatacccagtcatgtttcTGACCTGTTGTCAAAATCtcaatttgatgttttttatttgcagcaattacttttccagacttttttgagatgtgttgctgccatcaaattcaaattgaactaatctttttcattaaaagttaaaattcctcagtttcaacatcttatgtttgttctattttgaataaaatatggtttaagatttgcaaatcattgcattctgtatttAATGCTTTACACAGTGTCCTAACTTTTTTAAACTGGGGTTATAGATGGTTTGCCTGATAATTGTTAACAGTGCACCTTTAATGCTGAactttcaaatacatttttgcatgtAAAAGATGGGCATCCCTGGGCAGATTGACATTTTATGggggatgtgttttttttttttttttaagaagtaGAAACAACCCTTGCAGCGAATGGACAAATGAGCCTTTCTTCAAATATTAGGaatgtgtaaatgtagaaatttgtgcaagacactgaaatgtCTCAGAACCTCAGGTGATCTTTAGGAAAAGCAGcttaaatatgttaaacataCAACCAGCCAGAACAATGTGCCAAAGGAGAGGGTCAGTAAGTACTGAGTCAGCAGGGGGCCCATATTCTACACACAACTTCACTGTATATGTGAACCCACTGTGTCTATAGTGTTTcatttagttgtgtgtgtgtgtgtgtttagctgcGGCAGTGGTCAGACCTTCCTGACTGGTGTTTGGGGAAACACCTACCAGACCAGCTGGCAGAACCCTGGACAACAAGACCCTGGTaacactctcacacaaacagatacagGCTGTGTCCAACAATAATACCAATTAGCGTCACGatgcactttattttatttagtgtttaaatGCTGAATGTGGAAAATCTGTCCAGTAAACATACAGTGAAATCCAAACCATGATGTCTACTGCTAGGATGATGGTACGCTCACATACATTTAGGTCCATTTGCCTGTTGGACAGATGTACTATTTTGGTGCCTTTGTCACAGTGTTGGAGGCTAAACAGTAAACTGGAGGCAAACATGAATGAACTCACACTACATCGACGAACTCCAGCTGTCACTGCCAGTCAACAATAAGCAGCagactttatgtaatttaacttCAGCTGATATGAAGTGTGTGTATCAACAGAAAACAATTGCTGTGAATGTCTGACCATCCACTGATTCAGCAAATCTGGTTCTGTTGCTTAATGGTATCTTGGTCACTTGTGGTCTCAGAGTGAGTGAACTTACTCAGATAAACTTCTTTAGCCTTTATTAAAAGTCAGCAAAAACTTGCTTGCCCACATTAGCCAAAGTGTTCATGGAATTCATTTTCCTGCTTTGCTTCACTGATTTTTATCTATGTGCACATAGACTCAAAACCTGTGGCAGTAGAACGACaatcactggccactttattaggtacacctgtacaatctaatgcaatcaatacagcagctctgccatgaattctactttacaatgttagaatttctcagttaggttttttttgtttgaaactgtcaaaagGGTAAAAATTCtgttataagaagaggtggttctaatttTTTTGGCCATcctatttgaaatgaaaaaggaaacttGGAGCCCAACCTACGTTTTTGTTCGTTTGAACCAAGTGGGGCCTCCTTCCTCTAGGACTTGGATAGaagtttttgccaaatgcaccTTTAAGAGACTTGCAGTTCAGtgcatgttatttttctttaggAGTCTTGGGGTCTTTGGGTTTAGAGAGGATGTTTAACAATTGCGTTTAAAATTTTTCTTGAAGCAGCAGTGCAAACAATTGAGATACTTCcacttatttttattagaaaGGGGcaacttgttgtttttgtttggtccCAGAACCACTACCACTAGCAGTGGGTTGGGGA
This window of the Channa argus isolate prfri chromosome 11, Channa argus male v1.0, whole genome shotgun sequence genome carries:
- the LOC137136136 gene encoding far upstream element-binding protein 3-like isoform X1; translation: MMAELVQGQASMSQPGLKSDGLVDVLQRARQMVGKMTGEAMSHLNSSSGSVEPSLYYPSQKRPGEDGVGNQLAAMGHQSRVITEDYKVPDRMVGFIIGRGGEQITRIQLESGCKIQIAADSGGLMERPCSLTGTPESIEHAKRLLVQIVDRCRNGPGFHGDGESGTSVQEMLIPASKVGLVIGRGGDTIKQLQERAGVKMMMIQDGPMPTGADKPLRISGDPYKVQAARELVLEVIREKDGDFRSGRNDFSARLGGSNLDVPVPRFAVGIVIGRNGEMIKKIQNDAGVRIQFKADDGISPERVAMVMGQPDRCQHAIHLINELIQTAQERDGFGSALRGGRVRGRSDWTMGSPGPLQEVTYTIPADKCGLVIGKGGETIKSINQQSGAHVELQRNPPPSTDPNTRVFTIRGTAQQMDLARQLIDDKIGGSGIMSNGGFGFSPFTQGPATHQNCGSGQTFLTGVWGNTYQTSWQNPGQQDPGHSLAQTGQMDYSKAWEQYYKKLGQQNQPQSMMTDYSKVWEDYYKKSQSSQQSSVPDYTVLAEYYRQQPYLWNPAQIQDH
- the LOC137136136 gene encoding far upstream element-binding protein 3-like isoform X4 — translated: MMAELVQGQASMSQPGLKSDGLVDVLQRARQMVGKMTGEAMSHLNSSSGSVEPSLYYPSQKRPGEDGGNQLAAMGHQRVITEDYKVPDRMVGFIIGRGGEQITRIQLESGCKIQIAADSGGLMERPCSLTGTPESIEHAKRLLVQIVDRCRNGPGFHGDGESGTSVQEMLIPASKVGLVIGRGGDTIKQLQERAGVKMMMIQDGPMPTGADKPLRISGDPYKVQAARELVLEVIREKDGDFRSGRNDFSARLGGSNLDVPVPRFAVGIVIGRNGEMIKKIQNDAGVRIQFKADDGISPERVAMVMGQPDRCQHAIHLINELIQTAQERDGFGSALRGGRVRGRSDWTMGSPGPLQEVTYTIPADKCGLVIGKGGETIKSINQQSGAHVELQRNPPPSTDPNTRVFTIRGTAQQMDLARQLIDDKIGGSGIMSNGGFGFSPFTQGPATHQNCGSGQTFLTGVWGNTYQTSWQNPGQQDPGHSLAQTGQMDYSKAWEQYYKKLGQQNQPQSMMTDYSKVWEDYYKKSQSSQQSSVPDYTVLAEYYRQQPYLWNPAQIQDH
- the LOC137136136 gene encoding far upstream element-binding protein 3-like isoform X5, translating into MMAELVQGQASMSQPGLKSDGLVDVLQRARQMVGKMTGEAMSHLNSSSGSVEPSLYYPSQKRPGEDGVGNQLAAMGHQSRVITEDYKVPDRMVGFIIGRGGEQITRIQLESGCKIQIAADSGGLMERPCSLTGTPESIEHAKRLLVQIVDRCRNGPGFHGDGESGTSVQEMLIPASKVGLVIGRGGDTIKQLQERAGVKMMMIQDGPMPTGADKPLRISGDPYKVQAARELVLEVIREKDGDFRSGRNDFSARLGGSNLDVPVPRFAVGIVIGRNGEMIKKIQNDAGVRIQFKADDGISPERVAMVMGQPDRCQHAIHLINELIQTAQERDGFGSALRGGRVRGRSDWTMGSPGPLQEVTYTIPADKCGLVIGKGGETIKSINQQSGAHVELQRNPPPSTDPNTRVFTIRGTAQQMDLARQLIDDKIGGSGIMSNGGFGFSPFTQGPATHQNCGSGQTFLTGVWGNTYQTSWQNPGQQDPGQQNQPQSMMTDYSKVWEDYYKKSQSSQQSSVPDYTVLAEYYRQQPYLWNPAQIQDH